A single genomic interval of Lathyrus oleraceus cultivar Zhongwan6 chromosome 7, CAAS_Psat_ZW6_1.0, whole genome shotgun sequence harbors:
- the LOC127104763 gene encoding uncharacterized protein LOC127104763 — MMPFQDLTNVNFASRFYQRAHDNEAGPSTTYASRVPSTESHSQNINSPVETHETQTVFDQESRYIFQARHNIARNFRNTVMTIKSLLPTSNECRRCNGKLFHRESQDMCYKGGKVTISQVPAPDELLQLFLDSSTEGRHFRQHIRSYNHIMSFTSLGVHVDESLVATGRGIYTFRAQGAIYHKIGGFHPNQGSRPRYLQLYIYDTDHELQNRMRENPILNQAVMYKLQKLLHQCNPFVIMFRQLALEPNIEQCRLLIKEHPSNQPQYSLPSASQVAAIVIGGGDEDIIERGRDINVINCDGKLTKVQETMGYYDPLQYPILLTFGTYGWDIETKTIVGKNVTCREYYSYVLQIRRNDQSVLLKSGRLLQQYVVDNYVKIETKRLRWIRRNQNNIRSEVYQGLQDALHDGENNADNVGQRTILPSSFIGSKRDMTQRCQDGMAIDDVINKRVLGRVKSYMYVTEFQKRGLPHVHMLLILDTDDKLQEPEEYDSVVKAEIPRHESEPELYEAVLKHMIHGPCGVLNQSSQCMKNGHCKKRYPKDFCEETRQGNDSYPEYMRRFSDPIFLNRNKSVDNRWVVPYNPWLLLKYDCHINVEICSNIKSIKYLYKYVYKGPDRVAMEVHRGTSMDEIQQYVDARWICAPEALWKIFKFTLYKLYPSVERLQIHLPNHHQVRFYKHQRITDVLNDNQNAVTMLTEFFALNQMDPYARNYLYREIPEHYCWLKGVKKWQRRRTNRKVIGRIYTVSPSEVEDWGLLESDNSIRECMLEASNMRMPYALRRLFVTILIFCEPTDVRGLFNEFYPYMVEDYQMTNIVVGNNFEDMLLRELRDLLLLHGKLIKNYDLPILTMETNEVGGVPTIIQEELSVQIPDEDIQSVEKLNNDQMSAYNTIMNAIHQKQSQFFVVDGPGGTSKTFLYRTIMANLRRNSQIVLATTSSGIAATLLPGGRTAHSRFGIPIDIEPISICKITKNYDLAKLIRITNAIIWDEAPMINRYCVEALDRSLQDIMNINAPFGGKIMIMGGDFLQVLPVIEKGSRGQMISACIFRSQLWATTKILHLRQNMRLIHDHEFAQFLMRIGDGNEPAKEDDMVKMPAEIFPGDEHILLSFDGVEGDTHNLYQQEYLHTIAPGHNVGKRAFLPRIKVKTTDDAGLPFVLIRKQFPVKLSFAITINKSQGQTIPNVGIYLPRHVFSHGQFEKRDIYEFSSVIDIPIKQQCHLISLLMFMFICLINCEK, encoded by the exons ATGATGCCATTTCAAGACTTGACAAATGTCAATTTTGCTTCTCGATTTTATCAAAGAGCACATGACAATGAAGCTGGACCGAGTACCACATATGCCAGTCGCGTTCCATCCACGG AATCACATTCGCAAAATATTAATTCACCTGTTGAAACTCACGAAACACAAACAGTTTTTGATCAAG AATCAAGATATATTTTTCAAGCAAGACATAACATTGCTAGAAATTTTCGAAATACTGTTATGACAATAAAATCCCTACTTCCTACTTCGAATGAGTGTAGACGATGCAATGGAAAATTGTTTCATAGAGAATCTCAAGATATGTGTTACAAAGGTGGAAAGGTGACAATTTCACAAGTGCCTGCTCCTGACGAGTTGTTACAGTTATTTTTAGACAGTTCTACTGAAGGCAGACATTTTAGACAACATATTAGAAGTTACAACCATATAATGTCGTTTACTTCACTAGGTGTTCATGTCGACGAAAGTTTGGTTGCAACTGGTCGTGGTATTTACACATTTCGTGCTCAAGGTGCAATTTATCACAAAATAGGAGGTTTTCATCCGAATCAAGGTTCAAGGCCACGTTACTTGCAGTTATACATTTATGATACCGATCATGAGCTTCAAAATAGGATGAGGGAAAACCCAATACTTAACCAAGCCGTAATGTATAAATTGCAAAAACTACTCCACCAATGCAACCCGTTTGTCATCATGTTTAGGCAGCTTGCACTAGAGCCAAATATTGAACAATGTAGGTTACTCATTAAAGAACATCCGTCAAATCAACCCCAATATAGTCTCCCTTCAGCTTCCCAAGTCGCAGCAATTGTTATAGGCGGTGGTGATGAAGATATAATAGAACGTGGAAGAGATATAAATGTCATCAATTGTGATGGAAAGCTAACAAAGGTTCAAGAAACAATGGGGTATTATGATCCTTTACAGTATCCTATATTGTTAACGTTCGGAACATATGGTTGGGACATAGAAACAAAAACTATTGTTGGAAAAAATGTTACATGCCGAGAGTACTACAGTTATGTGCTTCAG ATTCGTCGTAATGATCAATCTGTATTGTTAAAATCGGGTCGACTTTTACAACAGTATGTTGTAGACAATTATGTAAAGATTGAGACAAAAAGGTTGAGATGGATCCGAAGAAATCAAAATAATATTCGGTCTGAGGTATATCAGGGGTTACAAGATGCATTGCACGATGGGGAGAATAACGCAG ATAATGTCGGACAAAGAACAATACTGCCATCATCATTTATTGGCAGTAAGCGAGATATGACACAGAGATGCCAAGATGGTATGGCCATT GATGATGTCATTAACAAAAGAGTCTTAGGGAGGGTTAAAAGTTATATGTATGTAACCGAATTTCAGAAACGTGGACTGCCACATGTGCATATGCTACTCATCTTGGATACTGATGACAAGTTACAGGAACCTGAAGAGTATGATAGTGTGGTGAAAGCAGAAATACCACGACATGAATCTGAACCAGAATTGTATGAAGCTGTGTTAAAACACATGATCCACGGGCCATGTGGAGTATTGAATCAAAGCTCTCAGTGTATGAAGAATGGTCATTGTAAAAAAAGATACCCAAAAGACTTTTGTGAAGAGACGCGTCAGGGAAATGACTCATATCCTGAGTACATGAGAAGGTTTAGTGATCCCATTTTTTTAAATAGAAATAAGTCTGTTGATAATAGATGGGTGGTTCCTTATAATCCATGGTTGTTGTTGAAGTACGATTGTCACATCAATGTTGAGATTTGCAGCAACATCAAAAGTATTAAATATTTGTATAAATATGTTTACAAAGGTCCTGATCGAGTTGCAATGGAGGTTCACAGAGgtacaagtatggatgagattcAACAATATGTTGATGCAAGATGGATTTGTGCTCCAGAGGCATTGTGGAAAATATTTAAATTCACACTTTACAAGTTATACCCCTCTGTTGAAAGACTACAAATCCACTTGCCAAATCATCATCAAGTGCGGTTCTATAAGCATCAAAGAATCACAGATGTACTAAATGATAACCAAAATGCAGTAACCATGCTCACTGAGTTCTTTGCACTAAACCAAATGGATCCATATGCTAGGAATTATTTGTACAGAGAGATTCCAGAGCATTATTGTTGGCTAAAAGGGGTCAAAAAATGGCAGCGAAGACGGACAAACCGAAAAGTTATTGGTCGAATCTATACAGTATCTCCTTCAGAAG TTGAGGATTGGGGGTTATTAGAGAGTGACAATAGTATTCGTGAATGTATGCTTGAAGCATCAAATATGCGCATGCCATATGCTTTACGAAGGTTGTTTGTGACTATATTAATTTTTTGTGAACCAACTGATGTTAGAGGCCTATTTAATGAGTTTTATCCCTACATGGTGGAGGATTATCAAATGACAAATATTGTTGTGGGAAATAACTTTGAAGATATGTTATTGAGGGAATTGAGAGATCTTTTGCTGCTACATGGAAAACTAATCAAAAACTACGATCTTCCAATATTGACAATGGAAACAAATGAAGTCGGGGGAGTGCCAACAATTATTCAAGAAGAGTTGTCGGTCCAAATTCCAGATGAAGACATTCAATCAGTTGAGAAGTTAAATAATGACCAGATGAGTGCTTACAATACAATTATGAACGCCATCCACCAAAAACAAAGTCAATTTTTTGTTGTTGATGGTCCTGGAGGAACAAGTAAAACTTTCCTTTATCGAACTATAATGGCAAATTTGAGACGTAATAGTCAAATTGTCTTGGCAACAACTTCCTCAGGTATAGCTGCTACATTATTACCTGGTGGTAGAACTGCACACTCTCGATTTGGGATCCCCATTGATATAGAGCCCATTTCTATTTGCAAAATAACAAAGAATTATGACCTTGCAAAACTCATTAGAATAACCAATGCAATCATTTGGGATGAAGCACCCATGATAAATAGATATTGTGTGGAAGCATTAGATCGATCACTGCAAGATATTATGAATATCAATGCTCCATTTGGTGGAAAAATAATGATCATGGGAGGAGATTTTCTCCAGGTGCTTCCTGTTATTGAAAAAGGAAGTAGAGGACAAATGATTTCAGCGTGTATTTTTAGGTCTCAATTATGGGCCACCACAAAGATCCTACACTTGCGCCAAAATATGCGATTAATTCATGACCACGAGTTTGCACAGTTTCTGATGAGGATTGGAGATGGAAATGAACCTGCTAAAGAGGATGACATGGTCAAGATGCCTGCTGAAATT TTCCCTGGAGATGAACATATTTTGTTATCTTTTGATGGGGTTGAGGGTGATACTCATAATCTATATCAACAGGAATACTTACACACAATTGCTCCAG GCCACAACGTTGGAAAAAGAGCTTTCTTGCCAAGAATTAAGGTCAAAACCACTGATGATGCAGGACTTCCTTTTGTGCTTATTAGAAAACAGTTTCCTGTCAAACTAAGTTTTGCAATCACTATAAATAAATCACAAGGACAAACAATTCCAAATGTCGGAATTTATCTTCCACGACATGTTTTCAGTCACGGACAATT TGAAAAGAGAGATATTTATGAGTTCAGTTCGGTGATTGACATTCCTATTAAGCAACAATGTCACTTAATATCTCTATTAATGTTTATGTTTATTTGCTTAATAAACTGTGagaaataa